Within Pseudomonas cichorii, the genomic segment GTTGTGGGCAAAGATGCGTAGCCGTGATTATCAACTGATATTCACCTATTGGGGCATGGACTACCTTGACCCTAACTCCAACGCCAGCACCTTCACCTACAACGTGGAAAATGGGCCAAAGACTCTTGCCTGGCGCACCCAGTGGAATATTCCCCAACTAAGCCAGGAGACACGTGCGGCAGCCGCTGAACGCGATCCACAGAAGCGCACCGCCTTGTATGGCCACCTGCAAAAGACCGTACAGGAAAGCTCACCCTTTGTAGTCGCACTGCAAGGCCGCAATCAGGTCGCCGTCCATGAAGGGGTCGAGGGTGTTCTGCAGAACATCACGGTTTCTCTCCCGTACTTCGATCAGGTGAGCAAAGCCAAGTGAGGGTAGGGGCCTCGCGCAGGATTCGAGTGGCAGGAACCGGATTATTGACCTTGTTGGTCACATTGCTGGGCCTGCTGCTCTTTACCTTTCTGCTGACCACGCTATCGCCGGTCGACCCGGCGCTACGTATTGCCGGGGATCGTGCCAGTGAGGCAACCCTGGCACAGGTCCGCAGTGATCTGGGACTGGACCAACCCTGGCCAGTCAGGTTCGGCAGTTACCTCCACCAACTTTCCCAGGGCGATCTGGGTGTTTCCAATACCTCCAGCAAACCGGTGCTGGAAGACTTGAAACGTGCCTTGCCCGCCACCCTGGAACTCGCCACCCTGTCGATTGTGCTGGGTGCGTCTCTTGGATTGTCATTGGGACTGCTGGCTGCCTGGCAGCCCGGTGGCTGGATCGACACGCTGGTGAGGTTGTTCTCACTGATCGGTTATTCGGTGCCGGTGTTCTGGCTCGGGCTGCTGATGCTGCTCTTGTTCTATGCAACATTGCAGTGGGCAGGAGGGCCTGGCCGTCTGGATGATGCGTTTATCTACACCATCGAACTGCCCAGCGGCTGGATGCTGTGGGACACCTGGCGTTCGGGAGAAGAGGGGGCCTTGAGCAACGCCTTCTCGCACCTGGTACTGCCGGTGCTGGTGTTGGGGTTTTACGCCATGGCGGGTATTTGCCGACTGACACGTTCTGCGCTGCTGGGTGAGATGGGCAAGGAGTATGTGATAACCGCCCTGGCCAAAGGTGCTGGGCGCGGTCGTGTGCTGTTCCGCCACGTTTTGCCCAATGTCGCAGGCACACTTGTGGTGGTGGTTGCCCTGGCTTACGCCGGTCTGCTCGAAGGCTCCATTCTCACTGAAACCGTCTTTGCCTGGCCTGGCATCGGTCGCTATCTGACCACTGCATTGTTCGCTGGAGATGTGCCTGCAATTTTGGGTAGCACCTTGCTGATCGGTCTTTGTTTCGTCGTCGTTAACGGCATCGCCGATGTATTGGCTGGCATGATCGACCCACGAACAAGGGAGCTGCTATGAGCCTTTCTGTAGCTTTCGATAGTGTTTCAGGGCAACGCTGGTGGCGTCGCTCACCCGCCTTGACCCTGGGCGGGTCATTGATTCTATTGCTGTTGTTGGTTGCAGTATTTGCACCCTTGTTAAGCGGTTTTGACCCAAATCAGCAAAACATTGAACAGCGTCTGTTGCCACCCTCAGCCAGTCATTGGCTAGGCACCGATGGTTTCGGTCGCGATCTTTTCACACGCCTGCTTTACGGTACACGTCCCACCTTGCTGCTGGTGTCACTGGTCTTGTTGCTGACCTTGCCTATCGGTGTATTGGTGGGAGTCGCGGCCGGGTTTTATGGCGGCTGGGCGGAACGCATTCTGATGCGGATAACCGATGTGTTCATGGCGTTCCCGCAACTGGTATTGGCGCTGGCGTTCGTTGCCATTCTCGGACCGGGCTTGCTCAACGGTGCGCTGGCCTTGTCGCTCACTGCATGGCCGGCCTACGCACGACAGGCACGGGCCGAAACCAGCGTCCTGCGTGACAGCGACTATCTGGCGGCTGCTCATTTGCAAGGTATTACAGGAGCACGTTTGCTGCTCGGGCATGTACTGCCGCTGTGCCTGCCGTCTGTGATTGTGCGGGTGGCATTGAATCTGGGTGGCATCATTCTGGCGGCTGCCGGGCTCGGCTTTCTCGGCCTGGGTGTCGAGCCGCCGACAGCAGAATGGGGCTCGATGGTTGCCGATGGCAGCCGTGTCATCTTCGATCAGTGGTGGGTTGCTGCCGCACCGGGCATCGCCATTCTTCTGACGAGTTTGTCCTTCAACCTGCTGGGCGATGGCCTGCGCGATGTTCTGGATCCCCGTCATGGCTCGTGATGAAACACTCCTGGATGTAAGAGGCCTGCGTGTCAGTTTTCCCGGGCCTGATGCCCAGCGAATTGATGTCGTAAAGGGGATCGATTTCACCGTCGGAACTGAAAAGGTTGCCTTGGTGGGTGAGTCCGGTTCGGGCAAGTCACTGACCGCCCGTGCGCTGCTTGGGCTTGTGCCTCGTCCAGCTCGGGTTTCTGCAGAGCACATGCGCCTGGGAGCCGATGATTTACTGCGGCTGAATGAAAAACAGTGGCAAACCCTGCGCGGTACGCGGTTGTCACTGGTGCTGCAGGACCCCAAGTATTCCCTCAATCCGGTGCTCAAGGTCGGCACTCAGGTAGAGGAAGTGCTGGTATTGCACACCCGACTCGGGCGTCGCGAGCGTCGTGAGAAAGTATTGGAAATGCTCAATGCCGTGGGCTTGCCAGATCCGGTAACGCTCTACGATCGCTATCCTCATGAGTTGTCCGGAGGCATGGGGCAGAGGGTCATGCTGGCGTCGATGCTGATAAATGATCCTCGAGTGCTTATCGCCGACGAACCGACTTCAGCCCTGGACAGCAACCTGCGCGACCAGATGCTCGATCTGATCATGGGCCTGGTAGAGGAGCGGGGCATGGGACTGCTGTTGATCAGCCACGATCTGCCTCTGGTCTCCAGATATTGCGACCGCGTGTTGGTCATGTACCAAGGCAACATCGTGGATCGGTGCCGGGCATCCGAGTTGGCGACTGCCAGCCATCCGTATACGAAAACCTTGTGGAACTGCCAGCCTTCGGCGCTGAGC encodes:
- a CDS encoding ABC transporter permease; this encodes MRVAGTGLLTLLVTLLGLLLFTFLLTTLSPVDPALRIAGDRASEATLAQVRSDLGLDQPWPVRFGSYLHQLSQGDLGVSNTSSKPVLEDLKRALPATLELATLSIVLGASLGLSLGLLAAWQPGGWIDTLVRLFSLIGYSVPVFWLGLLMLLLFYATLQWAGGPGRLDDAFIYTIELPSGWMLWDTWRSGEEGALSNAFSHLVLPVLVLGFYAMAGICRLTRSALLGEMGKEYVITALAKGAGRGRVLFRHVLPNVAGTLVVVVALAYAGLLEGSILTETVFAWPGIGRYLTTALFAGDVPAILGSTLLIGLCFVVVNGIADVLAGMIDPRTRELL
- a CDS encoding ABC transporter permease — translated: MSLSVAFDSVSGQRWWRRSPALTLGGSLILLLLLVAVFAPLLSGFDPNQQNIEQRLLPPSASHWLGTDGFGRDLFTRLLYGTRPTLLLVSLVLLLTLPIGVLVGVAAGFYGGWAERILMRITDVFMAFPQLVLALAFVAILGPGLLNGALALSLTAWPAYARQARAETSVLRDSDYLAAAHLQGITGARLLLGHVLPLCLPSVIVRVALNLGGIILAAAGLGFLGLGVEPPTAEWGSMVADGSRVIFDQWWVAAAPGIAILLTSLSFNLLGDGLRDVLDPRHGS
- a CDS encoding ABC transporter ATP-binding protein, with protein sequence MARDETLLDVRGLRVSFPGPDAQRIDVVKGIDFTVGTEKVALVGESGSGKSLTARALLGLVPRPARVSAEHMRLGADDLLRLNEKQWQTLRGTRLSLVLQDPKYSLNPVLKVGTQVEEVLVLHTRLGRRERREKVLEMLNAVGLPDPVTLYDRYPHELSGGMGQRVMLASMLINDPRVLIADEPTSALDSNLRDQMLDLIMGLVEERGMGLLLISHDLPLVSRYCDRVLVMYQGNIVDRCRASELATASHPYTKTLWNCQPSALSYGHPLPVLDRSLLEEHR